In Spirochaetota bacterium, the following are encoded in one genomic region:
- a CDS encoding SDR family NAD(P)-dependent oxidoreductase: MRKKFDYNDKIVLLTGATGGLGSSLARMLAQAGARLVFSARSRTALEELRAALANPERAEIVMADLSVTGEGPRLAREAESIYGRIDVVVNNAGLGYFATMDEADEERLRYLFEVNMFAPLAIARALIPGMKARGSGRIVNVVSFAGRVPIVTNGSYGGSKSALAIMMNTMRLELAGTGVDVINIYPGTAATAFEENALREPGRDRICPRETCGDPRDEVAREVFEASKGMPGEKWLDRSGRAMAVLSLLWPRRVERRLEPLRKRVLDGEGGGGTFRARRWRLWQVETSIACNLSCIMCPWDQVRAAAGSEGLMKEEVWAALRPHLGDVASIDFSGGGEALMNPHLPSWIAEAHGAGCVTGFLSNGSLLTAERARGIVDAGVDWIALSIDGATGAVYDSIRKGARFDRLIENMEALASLKKRGRPRLVIIFVMMNDNIHQLDDMVRLAARYSFDRITFKQCDVIRGESGRGFGLFGGTRNREVRRYEKMVSKARRLGKRLEVEVSGFSFVPEEQPVCAQDPRSSVFVRYDGRVSPCINLAYGGATTWLGKEVVMPSVHYGALPADELDSLWETPSCILYRTRFEERYESFNRRIAGYDREPSLQYLRQIMEEARKGMPEPLEGCKVCPYLYGI; this comes from the coding sequence ATGAGAAAAAAATTCGACTATAATGACAAGATCGTACTCCTGACCGGCGCAACCGGCGGGCTGGGGTCCTCGCTCGCGCGCATGCTCGCACAGGCCGGGGCGCGCCTCGTGTTTTCCGCGCGGTCCCGCACGGCGCTCGAAGAGTTGCGTGCAGCGCTCGCCAACCCGGAGCGCGCGGAGATCGTTATGGCGGATCTTTCCGTCACCGGGGAAGGGCCTCGCCTCGCGCGCGAGGCCGAATCGATCTACGGGCGCATCGATGTCGTGGTGAACAACGCCGGTCTCGGTTATTTCGCGACGATGGATGAGGCGGACGAGGAGCGCCTGCGGTATCTTTTCGAAGTCAACATGTTCGCCCCGCTCGCGATTGCGCGCGCGCTGATTCCCGGCATGAAGGCGCGGGGCTCCGGCCGAATCGTGAACGTCGTGAGCTTCGCCGGACGGGTGCCCATAGTCACGAACGGGTCGTACGGCGGGAGCAAGTCGGCGCTCGCCATCATGATGAACACCATGCGCCTTGAGCTGGCCGGAACGGGCGTCGATGTCATAAATATCTACCCGGGAACGGCGGCCACGGCGTTCGAGGAGAACGCGCTCAGGGAGCCGGGCCGGGACCGGATTTGTCCGCGGGAAACCTGTGGCGATCCGCGGGACGAGGTGGCGCGCGAGGTTTTCGAAGCGTCAAAAGGAATGCCCGGCGAAAAATGGCTCGACCGGAGCGGCCGTGCCATGGCGGTACTCTCGCTCCTGTGGCCGCGCAGGGTGGAGCGCAGGCTCGAACCGCTCAGGAAAAGGGTGTTGGACGGGGAAGGGGGAGGAGGTACTTTCCGCGCGCGGCGCTGGCGTCTCTGGCAGGTCGAGACCTCGATCGCGTGCAACCTAAGCTGCATCATGTGCCCGTGGGACCAGGTCCGCGCCGCGGCGGGAAGCGAGGGCCTCATGAAGGAGGAGGTGTGGGCCGCGCTCCGCCCCCACCTGGGCGACGTCGCGTCGATCGACTTTTCGGGAGGCGGCGAGGCGCTCATGAATCCCCATCTCCCTTCGTGGATCGCGGAGGCGCACGGCGCGGGCTGCGTGACGGGATTCCTGTCAAACGGCAGCCTCCTTACGGCAGAGCGCGCCCGGGGCATCGTCGATGCCGGCGTGGACTGGATCGCGCTGTCGATCGACGGTGCGACCGGTGCGGTGTATGATTCGATCCGAAAAGGCGCGCGCTTCGACCGTCTCATCGAAAACATGGAAGCACTCGCGTCGCTGAAAAAACGAGGCCGCCCGCGTCTTGTCATCATTTTCGTCATGATGAACGACAACATCCACCAGCTCGACGACATGGTGCGGCTTGCCGCACGGTACTCGTTCGACCGGATCACCTTCAAGCAGTGCGACGTCATCCGCGGCGAGTCGGGCAGGGGATTCGGGCTGTTCGGCGGCACGCGAAACCGGGAGGTCCGGCGCTACGAGAAGATGGTGTCGAAAGCCCGCAGGCTTGGAAAGCGCCTGGAGGTGGAGGTATCCGGATTTTCGTTCGTTCCCGAGGAGCAGCCGGTCTGCGCGCAGGACCCGCGGTCGTCGGTGTTCGTGCGCTATGACGGGCGCGTTTCGCCGTGCATCAACCTCGCGTACGGCGGTGCGACGACCTGGCTCGGGAAGGAGGTCGTAATGCCGTCTGTCCACTACGGCGCGCTTCCCGCCGACGAGCTCGATTCGCTGTGGGAAACGCCTTCGTGCATATTGTACCGGACACGCTTCGAGGAGAGGTACGAATCATTCAATCGCAGGATCGCCGGGTATGACCGCGAACCCTCGCTCCAGTACCTCAGGCAGATCATGGAAGAGGCGAGGAAAGGCATGCCGGAGCCGCTGGAAGGCTGCAAGGTATGCCCGTACCTGTACGGAATTTGA
- a CDS encoding acyltransferase, with amino-acid sequence MDQDFKENSMTKTDADKEFRPELQGLRGVAVLLVLFYHMWPSALSGGLVGVDVFFVLSGFLISGLLLDESDRRGAIDLPAFWGRRIRRLVPAAAVVLMIILPLVVKFLPPTRWIATGWQIIGAALYVVNWTLAAQSVSYAERGADPSPVQHYWSLSIEGQFYLVWPVLAFLITRIFEKRRRFVFGLAALMVFLGSLLHCILFTYSGSAAAYFVTTTRVWELALGGVLAAIMPSVRLSNRLRTAFSWTGLLAILVSGVAFTLHMAFPGWIALVPTLGAFAVIAAGQGGRYSPARFLAWKPAQYLGDISYSVYLWHWPLILFLPLWAEHAGSGLATALKGGVVPVLLSLLIGALSKHVVEDPFRRGAVARFLRLHKRPVPYILAALFIVPVVFFSCHRIAVQNETERAAKQELDALLVEDPDYPGAAALDPAHRRPGRPGAALRPDPLVARKDAPSVYEDGCDARQTMTASPCEYGEPGGKRTIVLLGDSHAVQYLPAMERLADRNHWRIVVLQKSACLPCDAPTSVRATGLVKPDCESWKADATRLIIELKPDLVVTTGGMPNIYNEVYMVPGTQEIVAGYRSFWGRITAKGIRVLVIRDNPRPIYDVPSCVAMNRDTTGRCDHTREWALDRHDDPLIEASRMPLVELLDLTEFFCEGGNCPVVIGNVLVYRDGDHITGSYARTLAPYIGKRMEEVFQIKQER; translated from the coding sequence ATGGACCAGGATTTCAAGGAAAACTCGATGACTAAAACCGATGCGGACAAGGAATTCCGTCCCGAGCTCCAGGGCCTGCGCGGCGTCGCCGTCCTGCTCGTGCTCTTCTATCACATGTGGCCGTCCGCCCTGTCGGGGGGCCTCGTGGGCGTGGATGTCTTCTTCGTCCTTTCCGGGTTCCTGATAAGCGGACTGCTGCTCGACGAATCGGACCGTCGGGGGGCCATCGACCTGCCGGCATTCTGGGGCCGCCGTATCCGGCGCCTGGTCCCGGCCGCGGCGGTCGTGCTCATGATCATACTCCCGCTCGTTGTAAAGTTCCTCCCCCCCACGCGGTGGATCGCCACGGGATGGCAGATTATCGGCGCGGCGCTGTATGTCGTGAACTGGACGCTCGCCGCGCAGTCCGTCTCGTACGCCGAACGCGGGGCCGATCCCTCACCGGTGCAGCATTACTGGTCCCTTTCCATAGAGGGGCAGTTCTATCTCGTATGGCCCGTGCTGGCATTTCTCATAACGCGCATTTTCGAAAAACGGCGGCGCTTCGTATTCGGGCTTGCCGCGCTCATGGTGTTTCTGGGATCGCTGTTGCACTGCATCCTGTTCACCTACTCCGGCTCCGCGGCGGCGTACTTCGTGACGACGACGCGCGTCTGGGAGCTGGCCCTGGGAGGGGTGCTCGCCGCGATAATGCCCTCGGTTCGCCTTTCCAACCGGCTCCGCACGGCGTTTTCGTGGACCGGGCTGCTCGCCATCCTCGTCTCGGGCGTCGCGTTCACTCTGCACATGGCGTTTCCCGGCTGGATCGCCCTGGTACCCACCCTGGGCGCGTTCGCGGTGATCGCGGCCGGGCAGGGCGGAAGATATTCGCCCGCCCGTTTCCTCGCCTGGAAACCGGCGCAGTACCTGGGGGACATCTCGTATTCGGTTTACCTGTGGCATTGGCCCCTGATACTGTTTCTCCCGCTGTGGGCGGAGCATGCCGGTTCCGGCCTTGCCACCGCGCTCAAGGGCGGGGTAGTGCCCGTGCTGCTTTCCCTGCTTATCGGCGCGCTCTCCAAGCACGTGGTCGAGGATCCATTCCGGCGCGGGGCCGTGGCGCGCTTCCTGCGCCTTCATAAACGCCCGGTTCCCTATATACTGGCTGCGCTGTTCATCGTGCCCGTCGTGTTCTTCTCCTGTCATCGCATCGCGGTGCAGAATGAGACGGAACGCGCCGCGAAACAGGAGCTGGACGCGCTCCTCGTCGAGGACCCTGATTATCCCGGCGCGGCGGCGCTCGATCCCGCGCACCGGAGGCCCGGTCGTCCCGGCGCCGCGCTCCGTCCCGATCCCCTGGTCGCGAGGAAGGACGCGCCCTCCGTCTACGAGGACGGCTGCGACGCGCGCCAGACCATGACGGCGAGCCCGTGCGAATACGGAGAGCCGGGCGGGAAACGCACGATCGTGCTTCTGGGCGATTCTCACGCGGTCCAGTACCTTCCCGCGATGGAGCGGCTCGCCGACCGGAACCACTGGCGCATCGTGGTTCTCCAGAAATCGGCGTGCCTTCCCTGCGACGCGCCGACCAGCGTGCGCGCGACGGGGCTCGTGAAACCGGACTGCGAAAGCTGGAAGGCGGATGCGACCAGGCTCATTATCGAGCTTAAGCCCGACCTCGTCGTCACGACGGGCGGCATGCCCAACATCTACAACGAAGTCTACATGGTGCCGGGGACGCAGGAAATAGTCGCGGGATACCGTTCGTTTTGGGGACGAATCACCGCAAAGGGAATCCGCGTACTCGTGATCCGCGACAACCCGCGTCCGATCTATGACGTCCCCTCGTGTGTGGCGATGAACCGTGATACTACGGGCAGATGCGACCACACCCGGGAGTGGGCGCTTGACCGCCACGACGACCCGCTCATCGAGGCGTCGCGCATGCCGCTTGTGGAGCTTTTGGATCTCACCGAGTTTTTCTGTGAAGGCGGAAACTGCCCGGTCGTGATCGGGAACGTGCTCGTCTACCGCGACGGCGATCATATTACGGGGAGCTATGCGCGGACCCTGGCGCCGTATATTGGGAAGAGGATGGAGGAAGTATTCCAGATTAAACAAGAACGGTGA